Genomic window (Pradoshia sp. D12):
TGGTCAAAAAATCACAGCCTGATTATATTGAAGTACTACCGGGCGCACTTCCTAATATGATTAAAGAAGTTGCAGGGGAAATTCAGCTGCCGATCTTTGCGGGTGGTTTAATCCGAACAGTTGAGGAAGCGAAAGAAGCACTTGAAGCTGGTGCTGTCTCGATAACCTCGTCTAAACGAGAACTTTGGCAGTATTTTGCAGGGGAATGAGTCGAATTCCCTATTTATTTCTTTTTATTTGACAGCGTTTACAAAAAGTTTTACACTGTGTTTAAGTTAATAAGTATGTGGAAAGACATGGAGACACAGGTGGCAGTATTCCTTAATAAGTAGGAATACTTTAGTGCTTGTTTCTTCATTTTTTTTTGAAATTATATGATAGGGAGATGGAAGGAATGACACCATTTTGGGGTGAATTAGTAGGCACGATGATCTTGATTGTTTTTGGAGCAGGAGTGTGTGCTGGAGCCAACTTAACTAAATCTTATGCAAAGGATGCTGGATGGATTGTTATCACTATAGCTTGGGGGCTTGGTGTTACATTAGGCGTATTTGCAGTCGGCGGCATTAGCGGTGCTCATTTAAATCCTGCTGTTACATTTGGTCTTGCGTTTAGCGGAGATTTTGCTTGGGCAGATGTACCTGGATATATTTTGGCGCAAATGATTGGAGCAATGATTGGGGCAACTCTTATTTATTTACAATACTTACCACATTGGAAGGCGACTGAAGATCCAGGGACAAAATTAGGGGTTTTCGCAACTGGTCCGGCTATTCCTCATACATTTTCAAATTTACTTAGTGAAATTATAGGAACATTTATTTTATTGCTTGGTCTGC
Coding sequences:
- a CDS encoding MIP/aquaporin family protein is translated as MTPFWGELVGTMILIVFGAGVCAGANLTKSYAKDAGWIVITIAWGLGVTLGVFAVGGISGAHLNPAVTFGLAFSGDFAWADVPGYILAQMIGAMIGATLIYLQYLPHWKATEDPGTKLGVFATGPAIPHTFSNLLSEIIGTFILLLGLQFIGANDFTEGLNPFAVGLLIVGIGMALGGTTGYAINPARDLGPRIAHAILPIAGKGPSNWGYAWIPVVGPILGGSLGALFHKAVFNNTLTGAFWAVLAGTVVILVIAYFMTNKDSEQALRQANDPAKARL